One segment of Gemmatimonadota bacterium DNA contains the following:
- a CDS encoding transcriptional regulator, whose translation MTPPLTLPDLLQALREPTRLRILNCLTAAPLFVSDLVLLLEVPQPTVSRHLRVLRELGLVRDTPIAQFVLYRLRRPAEPLGRVLSAALEASQADPTYRTEREQATERSRRHARTRTDSTLEERPA comes from the coding sequence ATGACGCCGCCCCTGACCCTTCCGGACCTGCTTCAGGCCCTCAGGGAGCCGACCCGGCTCCGGATCCTCAACTGCCTTACGGCGGCGCCCCTGTTCGTGTCCGACCTGGTCCTGCTGCTCGAGGTGCCCCAGCCCACGGTCTCGCGGCACCTCCGGGTGCTGCGGGAGCTCGGGCTGGTCCGCGATACCCCGATCGCCCAGTTCGTGCTCTACCGCCTGCGCCGCCCGGCGGAGCCACTGGGCCGGGTGCTGTCGGCGGCCCTTGAGGCCTCGCAGGCCGACCCGACCTACCGCACCGAGCGCGAGCAGGCCACGGAACGCAGCCGCCGCCACGCCCGGACCCGCACCGACAGTACCCTGGAGGAACGCCCGGCATGA